Part of the Patagioenas fasciata isolate bPatFas1 chromosome 29, bPatFas1.hap1, whole genome shotgun sequence genome, TGGGGGGAAGgttgggggttaattggggttaattggggttgaTTAATTGGGgaattacctcagggaatgaagggGTTTGGCCCCTGGCATTGGCGGGGCTGCAGGGGGCGCTGCTGaggggaatgggggcaatgggggaaatgggggaaatggggggaaatgggggaaaatgaggggaaaatgggggaaataggggatggggggaagattgggggttaattggggttaattggggttgaTTAATTGGGgaattacctcagggaatgaagggGGTTTGGCACCTGGCATTGGCGGGGCTGCAGGGGGCGCTGCTGaggggaatgggggcaatgggggaatgggggaaatgggggaaaatgaggggaaaatggggaaaaatgggggaaatgggggatggggaggatggggggaagattgggggttaattggggttaattggggttgaTTAATTGGGgaattacctcagggaatgaagggGGTTGGCCCCTGGCATTGGCGGGGCTGCAGGGGGCGCTGCTGaggggaatgggggcaatgggggaaatgggggaaatggggggaaatggggggaaaatgggggaaaatggggaaaaatgggggaaatgggggatggggaggatggggggaagattgggggttaattggggttaattggggttgaTTAATTGGGgaattacctcagggaatgaagggGGTTTGGCCCCTGGCATTGGCGGGGCTGCAGGGGGCGCTGCTGaggggaatgggggcaatgggggaatgggggaaatggggggaaaatgaggggaaaatgggggaaaatgggggaaatgggggatggggaggatggggggaagattgggggttaattggggttaattggggttgaTTAATTGGGgaattacctcagggaatgaagggGTTTGGCCCCTGGCATTGGCGGGGCTGCAGGGGGCGCTGCTGaggggaatgggggcaatgggggaatgggggaaaaatggggataaatgggggaaaatgggggaaatgggggaaatgggggaatggggaggatggggggaagattgggggttaattggggttaattggggttgaTTAATTGGGgaattacctcagggaatgaagggGTTTGGCACCTGGCATTGGCGGGGCTGCAGGGGGCGCTGCTGAGGGGAATAGGggcaatgggggaatgggggaaaatggggggaaaatgaggggaaaatgggggaaaatgggggaaatgggggatggggaggatggggggaaggttgggggttaattggggttaattggggttgaTTAATTGGGgaattacctcagggaatgaagggGTTTGGCACCTGGCATTGGCGGGGCTGCAGGGGGCGCTGCTGaggggaatgggggcaatgggggaatgggggaaatggggggaaattaggggaaaatgggggaaaatgggggaaaatgggggaaatgggggatggggaggatggggggaagattgggggttaattggggttaattggggttgaTTAATTGGGgaattacctcagggaatgaagggGTTTGGCCCCTGGCATTGGCGGGGCTGCAGGGGGCGCTGCTGaggggaatgggggcaatgggggaatgggggaaaaatggggataaatgggggaaaatgggggaaatgggggaaatgggggaatggggaggatggggggaagattgggggttaattggggttaattggggttgaTTAATTGGGgaattacctcagggaatgaagggGTTTGGCCCCTGGCATTGGCGGGGCTGCAGGGGGCGCTGCTGaggggaatgggggcaatgggggaaatgggggaaatggggggaaatggggggaaaatggggggaaaatgggggaaattgggggaaattggggtttaattgggggtaactgggagggaaatggggcCAAACTGGGGGAAATGGAGTGAAAATTGAGGGGGGAAACGGAGAAAATGGGGGGCAaactggggggcaatgggggtaattgGGAAGGGGTAACGACGAACATTTTGGGGTCCAAAGGGTCATTTTGGGGTCAAAATGAACATTTTggggtgcaaagggacattttGGGTTGCAAAGGATCATTTGGGGGTCCAAAGGTCCATTTTTGGGCTCCAAAGGGATATTTTTGGGGTCCCAAtggatattttggggtcccaagggCTATTGTGGGGCCCCAAGGAccattttggggtcccaaggaccattttggggtcccaatggatattttggggtcccaagggCTATTGTGGGGTCCCAAGGACCATTTTGGGGTCCCAAtggatattttggggtcccaagggCTATTGTGGGGTCCCAAGGACCGTTTTGGGGTCCCAAtggatattttggggtcccaagggCTATTATGGGGTCCCAAGGAccattttggggtcccaagggACATTTTGGGGTCCAAAGGACCattttgggggtcccaagggacattttggggtcccaaggaccatttttggggtcccatgggacaTTCTGGCGTCCCAAGGGACATTTTGGGGTCCAAAGGACCATTTTAGGGTGCAAAGGGATATTTTGGGGCCCCAAGGTCCATTTTGGGGTGCAAAGTCCGGTTTTGGCGTCCAAAGGCCCATTTTGGGGGTCCCAAGGCCCATTTTTGGGGTCTCAAGGCCCGTTTTTGGGCTCCCAAGGCCCATTTTTGGGCTCCCAaggcccatttttggggtcccaagTCCCGTTTTTTGGGGTGGAAAGTCCCGTTTTTGGGGTGCCAGCTCCGTCTCCTCCTCAGCGCCCCCCTGGTGCCCGTGTACGTGTTCGGGGAGCAGGAGGCGTTCCAGGTTCCCCCCCAAACCGAGGGGTCGCGGCTGCGGCGGCTCCAGCGGTGGCTCAAGCGGCTTTTGGGGTTCGCCCCGTTGATCTTCTGGGGGAGAGGCGGGAACCCGTTGCTGCCCTTCCAGCGACCAATCACCGTCGTGGGTGAGTCGCGGCGACCAATGGGCGTGCTGGGCGGAGCGGGGAGGGACCAATCGGCGTGGGGGAGTGGGTGGGACTAATCGGAGCGGGGAGGGAGCAATCGGAGTGAGGGAAGTGGGAGGGACCAAtcactgggggtggggggagtgggagggaccaatcactgggggtggggggagtgggagggaccaattggtgggggggggagtgggagggaccAATCGCGGTTGGGGGGGGAGTAGGAGGGACCCCAAAAGAACCCAGGAAATGAAGTAAAAATGGATCCAAAAATAAGCTAAAAATGGACCCAAAAAGcccaaaaatggacccaaaaAGTCCAAAAATTGACCCAAAACCAACTTAAAAATGGACCCAAAACAACTAAAGTGGGGGGAGGGTCGGTcattgggtccattttggggttcattgggttcattttggggggttcatggggtcattttgggggttcattgggttcattttgggggttcagtggggtTCATTGGGTCAATTtttggggttcattgggttcatttggggttcattgggttcattttGGGGTTCATTGGGTCCATTTGTGGGTTCATGGGTCCACTtttggggttcattgggttcattcTCGGGGTTCATTGGGTCCATTtgtgggttcaggggggttcaggggttcaTTTGGGGGTTCATGGGTTCATTtgtgggttcaggggggttcaTGGATTCATTCTGGGGGTTCATGGTTTCATTCtgggggttcattgggttcaCTTTGGGGGTTCATTTGTGGGTTCGGGGGGGTTCATGGGTTGATTCtgggggttcattgggttcattctgggggttcattgggttcatttgTGGGTTCGGGGGGGTTCATGGGTTCATTCTGGGGGTTCATTGGGTCCATTTGTGGGTTCGGGGGGGTTCATGGGTTCATTCTGGGGGTTCATTGGGTCCATTTGTGGGTTCGGGGGGGTTCATGGGTTCATTCTGGGGGTTCATTGGGTCCATTtgtgggttcaggggggttcaggggttcatttgggggttcaggggggttcaggggttcaTTCTGGGGGTTaaggggggttcaggggttcatttgggggttcaggggggttcatGGGTTCATTcttggggttcattgggttcattcTGGGGGTTCATGGGTTCATTCtgggggttcattgggttcattcTGGGGGTTCATGGGttcatttgggggttcaggggggttcatGGGTTCATTCtgggggttcattgggttcatttatgggttcagggggggtttcATGGGTTCATTTGGGGGTTCatgggttcattgggttcatttgggggttcagggggggttcaTGGGTTCATTCTGGGGGTTCATGGGGTTCATTTGTGGGTTCGGGGGGGGGTCATGGGTTCATTTGGGGGTTCATGGGTTCATTCtgggggttcattgggttcattcTGGGGGttcatttgggggttcaggggggggtTCATGGGTTCATCCtgggggttcattgggttcattctgggggttcattgggttcattttGGGGTTCATTGGGTCCATTTGTGGGTTCATGGGTCCACTtttggggttcattgggttcattcTGGGGGTTCATTGGGTCCATTtgtgggttcaggggggttcaggggttcaTTCGGGGGTTCATGGGTTCATTCtgggggttcattgggttcatttgTGGGTTCGGGGGGGTTCATGGGTTCATTGGATTCATTCtgggggttcattgggttcatcagtgggtccgggggggttcattttcggggtcccccccagtGGGCGCCCCCCTGGAGGTGCCGCGCCggccctgcccctccccccaggAGGTGGCGCTGTTCCACCGGCTGCACCGGCAGCGCCTCCTGCGGCTCTTCCGGGAGCACAGGGCGGCCGCCGGGGTCCCCCCCGACGCCCAGCTCAGCATCAcgtgaccccaaaacaccccccgaaccccaaaacccccctgacacccccccgaaacccctgacccccctgaaccccaaaaacccccctgaccccccccccccgaatcccctgacccccccatgaacccccaaaaacccccgatGCCCAGCTCAGCATCAcgtgaccccaaaacaccccccgaaccccaaaacccccctgacccccaccccgaacccctgaccccccatgaaccccaaaaccccctgaacccccaccccgaatcccctgaccccccccaccatgaaccccaaaacccccacttcgaatcccctgacccccatgaaccccaaaaccccctgaacccccaccctcaatcccctgaccccccacgaacccccaaaaccccccgaccCTCCCCAAATCCCGACCAccatgaaccccaaaaccccctgaacccccacccCGAATCCCCTGACCCCCcgccccgaacccccaaaccccacctgaacccccccccccccaaacaccccctgaccctCCCAACCTGAACCCCTGGGAGCCCCAaccaccccccaggaccccaaaaccccccctgaacccccaaatcccaccgccctgacccccccaaaaccccctgacccccccaaatccccccgacccccccaaactgggattTCCCCCCCAAAATTGGGAGCTGGGCCAGTAAAAAAGTctttatttgcattaaaaaaaagccttaaaaacacccccccacaccgagggggcgtggccaagccAAAGGGGGCGGGGCCAGAGCGAGGGGCGGGGCTTAGCGTGGTGGGCGAGGTTTCTCATGGGGCGTGGCTAAAAGCGCGCTGGCGGGATTGTGGGCGGGGCAATGGGGATGGGGCGTGGCTTTGCTTGCCAGCATGGTGGGCGTGGAGGGTGGGCGTGGCCTCCAGCCCCCAAGGGGCGGAGTCAGTCCGAGTCTGGCCCCTCCCCCTTGAGCAGCAGCTTCTTCCCATTGCGGGGAACCAGCCCCTCCCCTCGCGGGCGGCGACCTTTGACCCtggggggggggatatgggggaggggtcagggacccaggcgtccgggacccccccctccccaactcctaaaggggacccaggcatccgggaacccCCCCCCTACTcctaaaggggacccaggcatccgggagctcCCCAgaaaaggggacccaggtgtccgagaCCCCCCCacgaagggacccaggcgtccgggaaccccccaCCAACccctaaaagggacccaggcatacCCCTCTGTCCATCCCCCACCCTAGCAGGACCCACGAGTCCGAGTTTCCCcccacccaagggacccaggagtccgggggaggacccaggagttctagggggggacccaggcgtccgggagggacccaggcgtccgggggtgacACTCACGGGCGTGGCGCTGCCCCTCCCCCCTCGGCCGCCTCCAGCGCCTCGTTAATCTCCTTCAGCATCTCGTAACGACGGCGCCCCCGGacctgcccccccccaaaaacaaagtaagggacccaggcgtccgggagggacccaggagtccgggagggacccaggagctcagggggacccaggcgtccaggagggacccaggagtccgggagggccCCAGGCAtcgagttcaggggggacccaggagttcggggggggacccaggagttcagggggacccaggagttcgggagggacccagagaccccttgagggacccaggagtgcaggggggacccaggagctcagggggacccaggagttcgggagggcccaggagttcaggggggacccaggagctcagggggacccaggcatctgggagggacccaggcgtccgggagggacccaggagttcgggggggacccagagaccccttgagggacccaggagttcaaggggacccaggcgtccgggaaggacccaggagttcgggagggacccaggagttcaggggggacccaggagttcgggagggacccaggagttcgggagggacccaggcatcgagttcaggggggacccaggagttcggggggggacccaggagttcaggggggacccagagACCccttgagggacccaggagttcaagggaacccaggcatccgggagggacccaggagttcagaagggacccaggcatccgggaatgTCGTACCCCAACCCACtcaccccatagggacccccaaatcccccctggtccccccaaaacctgcagcacgAAGGTTTCGCTCTCGGGGTTCAGGAGCCGCTTCTTGGAGCCATCGGGGGACTCAGGCTGGGGGGGCAGCACTGggggaggagcagggatgggacccaggcgtccgggagggacccaggcgtccgggaggacccaggagttcagggggacccaggagttcgggagggacccacagacCCCTTTAGGGACTCAGGTggccaggggggacccaggagttcgggggagggacccaggagttcggggagggacccaggagttcgggggagggacccaggagttcgggggagggaccctggccccgccccctcctcccTGACCACTCCCCTTCTTTAAGCCCGCCCACCCTCTGAACACGCCCCCTCCACCCTGGCCCCACCCCCTCCTCCCTGACCCCTCCCCTTCTTTAAACCCGCCCATCCTCTGACCACGCCCCCTCcaccctggccccgcccccctccTCCCTGACCCCTCCCCTTCTTCTTTAACCCCGCCCCTCCTCTGACCACACCCCCTCTTCCCAAGCCCCACCCCCACCTCACTAACCCCTCCCCTTCTTTAACCCCGCCCTCTCATCCCAGGCCCCTCCCCTACCCCACTAATCCCCTCCCCTTCTTTAACCCCGCCCATCCTCTGACCACGCCCCCTCCTCCCAAGCCCCGCCCCCACCTCACTATCCCCTCCCCTTCTTTAACCTCACCCATCCTCTGACCCCACCCCCTCCACCCAGGCTCCACCCCCACCTCACAAACCCCTCCCATTCTTTAATCCCGCCCctcccccaggccccgcccatcCCGTGGCCCCGCCCCCACCTCTCTTGGCCCCGCCCCGTTTCCTGTTGTTCTCCTCCTCGATTCGCCGGTCCCGCCCGGGACACGCGCAGACGCGAACCTCGAAACAGCGgcggcccaggagctgccccctGCAGGGCGGGAGGAGCTcaccggggacccaggagttcggggggacccaggagttcgggagggacccaggagtccagggtgGGGGGGTCACAAAGGGtgaagggggacccaggcgttcgggagggacccaggcgttcgggagggacccaggagcctgaggggacccaggagttcaggaggggacccaggagttcggggggacccaggagttcgggggggacccaggagttcggggggacccaggagttcggggggggacccaggagttcggggggggacccaggagcccagggggacccaggagttcaagagggacccaggagttcgggaggggacccaggagttcgggagggacccaggagttcggggagggacccaggagttcggggagggacgcaggagttcgggaggggacccaggagttcgggagggacccaggagttcgggaggggacccaggagttcgggagggacccaggagttcgggaggggacccaggagttcgggaggggacccaggagttcgggaggggacccaggagttcggggggggacccaggagttcaagagggacccaggacttcggggggggacccaggagttcgggaaggacccaggagttcgggagggacccaggagttcgggagggacccaggagttcgggaggggacccaggagttcgggaggggacccaggagttcgggagggacccaggagttcgggaggggacccaggagttcgggaggggacccaggagttcggggagggacccaggagttcagggagggacccaggagttcgggagggacccaggagttcggggagggacccaggagttcgggagggacccaggagttcaggagggacccaggagttcaggaagggacccaggagttcgggaggggacccaggagttcggggagggacccaggagttcggggagggacccaggagttcgggaggggacccaggagttcaggaagggacccaggagttcgggaggggacccaggagttcgggagggacccaggagttcgggaggggacccaggcgtccgggacgggGTGGGGGTCTCACCGCGGCCCCTCCAGGGTGACGATGGCCAGGATGGGGCGCCGGTTCATCCCCCCCATGCAGCTGCTGTTGCACATGAAGCTGTACAGGACGGTGGTGCAGTCCGAGCccacctggggggacatgggggtattgggggggggggacaccccaaaaacccccccggacacccccaccCACCCCCGGCTCTGGAAACACCCAAAAAGTCCTCAAAATAGCCCAAAAAGATCCCTCAAAATAGCccaaaaaacagccccaaaatccccccaaatccccccaaaaaacaccccaaaggtCCCCCCAAAAAACTCCAAagaacaccccaaaaatccccccaaaataccTCAAAGaacaccccaaaaagccccaaaatacccccaaaagcACCTCCAAAAActtcaaaaaacaccccaaaaatctccccaaaataccccaaaaaacacccccaaaaacctcaaaaaacaccccaaaatgccccaaaacatccctaaaaacaccccaaaatgccccaaaataccTCAAAAGACACCCCAAAAATCTCCCCAAataccccaaaaaacaccccaaaaaactccccaaaatacccaaaaaaacaccccaaaaatccacccaaaataccccaaaaaacaccccaaaaatcccccaaataacaccaaaaaacaccccaaaaacttcaaaaaacaccccaaaaatctccccaaaataccccaaaaaacaccccaaaggtccccccaaaataccccgaaaaacaccccaaaatgccccaaaatacctcaaaaaacaccccaaaatgccccaaaataccTCAAAGaacaccccaaaatgccccaaaacacccccaaaaccaccccaaaggtccccccaaaataccccaaagaacacccccaaaaacctcaaaaaaccccccaaaaatcccccaaaaaacacccccaaaaaactcaaaaaacaccccaaaaatcccaaaatacctcaaaaaacaccccaaaatgccccaaaataccccaaaaatcccccaaaataccccaaaaaccacccaaaagatcccccaaaaatccccccaaaaacaccccataaatccccccaaataccccaaaaatcccccaaaattcCCCTAAATAccccaaaaaatcccccaaaaatcccccaaaatcctccaaaaaccaccaaaaatccaccaaaaaaatccccccccaaaaaacccaaaaaatatcccaaaatccccccaaaaacagcAACAAATTTCCCCAAAgtcccccaaaaaacacccaaaaaattccccaaaaaacacaaaataatccCCCAAAATATcccaaaaaccacccaaaaaccccaaaaaacccccaaaaccaccaaaaaaagccccaaaaactcccccaaaccccctccccaaaatctgcccaaaaaacccccccaaaatcccaaacccccccaaaaatcacccccaaaaaaaccccaaaaggccccaaaaaacccccagcaaaaccaacccccccaggcacccaaaaccaccccaaaaccccccaaaaatgccccaaatccccccaaaatgcccTAAAAATGCCCCCAAatacccccacccccaccccagggggacatttggggtctgggggggtatttttggggtgaaaagtggggattttggggctgattttgggggcgaaAAGGGCGGATTTGAGGGGTTTTTGGGTGGCGAAAAGGGCGGATTTGGAGGCCccaggggggtattttgggggcgAAAAAGGGgtatttggggttcgggggggtattttggggtgaaaagggggtattttggggtcaggggggttggttttggggtgaaaaaggtGGATTTTGGGGTCACCTCGGGGGGTTCGTAGGGAACGGCCACGCTGTGTCTCTTGGTGGTCTCATCGTCCTGGTAGCGGGCCTGGGGGTTCCCCTCAACCCGGATCAGGTGCTGGGGGGGGGCCTGGCCTGGATGGGGGTTCCTcagtcaccccaaaatccccccgaaccccaaaccaacccccctgaaccccaaaccctcccctgaaccccaaaacccccctggacacccccccaaaaccctcctgaACCCCCCAAATTCTCCatgaaaccccaaaccccaccctgggCCTTCCCCTGAACGTGGATGTGGTGCTGAGGgggagggtggtttggggggcTCCCTCGGTCACCCCAAAtttcccctgaaccccaaacccactcccctgaaccccaaaccctcccctgaaccccaaaacccccctggacactcccccaaaacccccctgagatcccca contains:
- the TP53 gene encoding cellular tumor antigen p53 isoform X1: MAEELEPLLGGEGFLDLWNMLPENLHSLTEEPPDWQELSPLDPSPAPPGGVLVPPPPEEPPPPAVPSPVVPSTEDYGGHHDFRLGFLEAGTAKSVTCTFSPVLNKLFCRLAKPCPVQVRVGVPPPPGSLLRAIAVYKKSEHVAEVVRRCPHHERGGGDGQAPPQHLIRVEGNPQARYQDDETTKRHSVAVPYEPPEVGSDCTTVLYSFMCNSSCMGGMNRRPILAIVTLEGPRGQLLGRRCFEVRVCACPGRDRRIEEENNRKRGGAKRVLPPQPESPDGSKKRLLNPESETFVLQVRGRRRYEMLKEINEALEAAEGGGAAPRPVKGRRPRGEGLVPRNGKKLLLKGEGPDSD
- the TP53 gene encoding cellular tumor antigen p53 isoform X2; the protein is MAEELEPLLGGEGFLDLWNMLPENLHSLTEEPPDWELSPLDPSPAPPGGVLVPPPPEEPPPPAVPSPVVPSTEDYGGHHDFRLGFLEAGTAKSVTCTFSPVLNKLFCRLAKPCPVQVRVGVPPPPGSLLRAIAVYKKSEHVAEVVRRCPHHERGGGDGQAPPQHLIRVEGNPQARYQDDETTKRHSVAVPYEPPEVGSDCTTVLYSFMCNSSCMGGMNRRPILAIVTLEGPRGQLLGRRCFEVRVCACPGRDRRIEEENNRKRGGAKRVLPPQPESPDGSKKRLLNPESETFVLQVRGRRRYEMLKEINEALEAAEGGGAAPRPVKGRRPRGEGLVPRNGKKLLLKGEGPDSD